GTAGGGACACCAGACCCACCGGCAATGGCCTTCTTCGTATGTGCACGAGGAGAATTTCCATGGACAAGGGCGCGGACGCCATTCAGGCCGACGACCAGCGCGACGACGACAAGGGTTCCGGGCGCTTCATGCTGAAGCTCTCCGGTGAGGCATTCGCCGGCGGCGGCGGTCTCGGCGTCGACCCCGACGTCGTGCACACCATCGCCCGCGAGATCGCCGCCGTCGTACGCGACGGAGCCCAGATCGCGGTCGTCATCGGAGGAGGCAACTTCTTCCGCGGCGCCGAGCTCCAGCAGCGCGGCATGGACCGGGCCCGGTCCGACTACATGGGCATGCTCGGCACCGTCATGAACTGCCTGGCGCTCCAGGACTTCCTGGAGAAGGAGGGCATCGACTCGCGCGTCCAGACCGCCATCACCATGGGCCAGGTCGCCGAGCCGTACATCCCGCTCCGCGCCGTGCGGCACCTGGAGAAGGGGCGCGTGGTGATCTTCGGCGCCGGTATGGGCATGCCGTACTTCTCCACCGACACCACCGCCGCGCAGCGCGCCCTGGAGATCGACGCCGAGGCGCTGCTCATGGGGAAGAACGGCGTGGACGGGGTCTACGACTCCGACCCGAAGACCAACCCCGACGCGGTGAAGTTCGACGCGCTGGAGTACGGCGAGGTGATCGCCCGCAATCTGAAGATCGCGGACGCCACCGCCATCACGCTCTGCCGTGACAACCAGCTCCCGATCCTCGTCTTCGAGCTGACGACCGAGGGCAATATCGCTCGCGCGGTCAAGGGTGAGAAGATCGGCACGCTCGTGAGCGACGAGAGCACCCGGGCCTGACGGCCCCCCAGGATGGACAACGGCCTGCCGGTCGGACACCGTGCAGGTGAGGACGCGACGCAGGACCCGCAGGGCCAGGCGATGACGACGCCGGGCCCACCCAAGACACGCAGGAGCACGTGGTGATCGAAGAAATCCTCCTCGAGGCCGAGGAGAAGATGGAGAAGGCCGTTGTCGTCGCGAAAGAGGACTTCGCCGCGATCCGTACCGGCCGCGCGCACCCGGCGATGTTCAACAAGATCGTCGCCGACTACTACGGCGCGCTGACCCCGATCAACCAGCTGGCCTCGTTCTCGGTTCCCGAGGCGCGGATGGCCGTCGTGACGCCGTTCGACAAGACCGCGCTGCGCAACATCGAGCAGGCGATCCGCGACTCCGACCTCGGCGTCAACCCGAGCAACGACGGCAATATCATCCGGGTGACGTTCCCCGAGCTCACCCAGGACCGCCGCAAGGAGTACATC
The nucleotide sequence above comes from Streptomyces sp. NBC_01116. Encoded proteins:
- the pyrH gene encoding UMP kinase, producing the protein MDKGADAIQADDQRDDDKGSGRFMLKLSGEAFAGGGGLGVDPDVVHTIAREIAAVVRDGAQIAVVIGGGNFFRGAELQQRGMDRARSDYMGMLGTVMNCLALQDFLEKEGIDSRVQTAITMGQVAEPYIPLRAVRHLEKGRVVIFGAGMGMPYFSTDTTAAQRALEIDAEALLMGKNGVDGVYDSDPKTNPDAVKFDALEYGEVIARNLKIADATAITLCRDNQLPILVFELTTEGNIARAVKGEKIGTLVSDESTRA
- the frr gene encoding ribosome recycling factor, yielding MIEEILLEAEEKMEKAVVVAKEDFAAIRTGRAHPAMFNKIVADYYGALTPINQLASFSVPEARMAVVTPFDKTALRNIEQAIRDSDLGVNPSNDGNIIRVTFPELTQDRRKEYIKVAKTKAEDSKISIRSIRRKAKETLDKLVKDKESGEDEVRRAEKELDDTTAKYVAQVDELLKHKEAELLEV